Proteins from a single region of Acidobacteriota bacterium:
- the dnaA gene encoding chromosomal replication initiator protein DnaA, translating to MDIWQRILARLEGEVGKQAFGTWLRPTSLIRDEGPGLQVRVPNRLFADWIRRHYLDRISSAASALGRDALTLEFMIDGEGVAPGAAALAGRGSTEPSSDAPNSRYTFESFVVSSCNEFAHAAALRVAESPSSSYNPLFIYGGVGLGKTHLMHAIGNLVRSRNPHLRQRYISTETFVNDLIGSIRYEKTNDFRTRYRSVDLLLVDDIQFLAEKERTQEEFFHTFNALHEAQKQIVMTSDCPPRDIPTLEERLRSRFEWGLIADIQPPDLETKVAILNKKAEAERVALPSDVSIFIASKTKSNIRELEGALVRLLAYVSVTGRRLDLALAREVLKDIWADNDRAITVEAIQKYVANYYHLRVNDLKARSNARLVSFPRQVAMYLCKTLTPASLPEIGRRFGGKHHSTVLHSIRKIEDMRRADPDFDRIVNSFIEAFK from the coding sequence ATGGACATCTGGCAGAGAATCCTTGCCCGCCTCGAGGGCGAAGTCGGCAAGCAGGCCTTCGGCACCTGGCTTCGACCGACCTCCTTGATTCGTGACGAGGGCCCGGGGCTGCAGGTTCGGGTGCCCAACAGGCTCTTCGCCGACTGGATCCGGCGGCACTACCTCGATCGAATCTCCTCTGCGGCGTCCGCTCTGGGCCGCGACGCGCTGACCCTCGAATTCATGATCGACGGCGAGGGGGTTGCGCCGGGGGCCGCGGCGCTGGCCGGGCGCGGGTCGACCGAGCCCTCCTCCGATGCTCCGAACTCGCGCTACACGTTCGAGTCCTTCGTCGTCAGCTCGTGCAACGAGTTCGCCCACGCCGCGGCGCTGCGTGTCGCCGAGTCCCCGTCGAGCTCGTACAACCCCCTCTTCATTTACGGCGGCGTCGGCCTGGGCAAGACCCATCTCATGCACGCGATCGGAAACCTCGTGCGGTCGCGCAACCCCCACCTGCGGCAGCGCTACATCTCGACGGAGACGTTCGTGAACGATCTCATCGGATCGATCCGTTACGAGAAGACGAACGACTTTCGGACGCGCTACCGCAGCGTCGATCTCCTGCTCGTCGACGACATCCAGTTCCTGGCGGAAAAAGAGCGCACGCAGGAGGAGTTCTTCCACACGTTCAACGCGCTCCATGAAGCGCAGAAACAGATTGTCATGACCAGCGACTGCCCGCCCCGGGACATTCCGACCCTCGAGGAGCGCCTGCGCTCCCGGTTCGAGTGGGGCCTGATCGCGGACATTCAGCCTCCCGATCTCGAGACCAAAGTCGCCATCCTGAACAAGAAGGCCGAGGCGGAGCGGGTGGCCCTCCCCTCCGATGTCTCGATCTTCATCGCGAGCAAGACGAAGTCGAACATCCGAGAGCTCGAGGGGGCCCTCGTGCGGCTCCTCGCCTACGTCTCCGTGACGGGGCGGCGGCTCGACCTCGCGCTCGCGAGGGAGGTGCTAAAGGACATCTGGGCCGACAACGATCGAGCGATCACGGTGGAGGCGATTCAGAAGTACGTCGCCAACTACTACCACCTCCGGGTGAACGACCTCAAGGCCAGGAGCAATGCGCGTCTCGTCTCATTCCCAAGGCAGGTCGCCATGTACCTGTGCAAGACGTTGACCCCCGCCTCACTCCCGGAGATTGGGCGCCGCTTCGGAGGAAAGCACCACTCGACCGTCCTTCACTCCATCCGGAAGATAGAGGATATGCGCCGCGCCGATCCGGATTTCGACAGAATCGTCAACAGCTTTATTGAGGCGTTCAAATGA